A window of the Vigna angularis cultivar LongXiaoDou No.4 chromosome 3, ASM1680809v1, whole genome shotgun sequence genome harbors these coding sequences:
- the LOC108325215 gene encoding uncharacterized protein LOC108325215, translated as MGMAWLQIQRIITKGGVNLISTLPHSMPCSSSRFFSKSSTYVAKVGIPEFLNGIGKGVESHVPKLESEIGDFQKLLVTRTLKLKKLGIPCKHRKLILKYTHKYRLGLWRPRVESIKA; from the exons atgggAATGGCATGGTTGCAGATACAGAGAATCATCACCAAAGGAGGTGTTAATCTGATTTCAACACTTCCACACTCTATGCCTTGTTCTTCTTCTAGATTCTTCTCTAAATCATCCACCTACGTTG CGAAGGTTGGAATACCAGAGTTTTTAAACGGAATTGGGAAAGGGGTTGAGTCCCACGTTCCCAAGCTCGAATCCGAAATCGGAGATTTCCAGAAGCTTCTTGTCACTCGCACCCTCAAGCTCAAGAAGCTCGGTATTCCTTGCAAACAT AGGAAGTTAATATTGAAATACACACACAAGTACAGGCTGGGATTATGGAGGCCACGTGTTGAGTCCATCAAAGCTTGA
- the LOC128195932 gene encoding uncharacterized protein LOC128195932, with protein sequence MWELSMVSSWPGTLASYITPRWSPVRLLRWSGMMSVSIVDEVVWRVVTAFESVALVSMLCFFFLFCGCTI encoded by the coding sequence ATGTGGGAGCTCTCAATGGTGTCGTCATGGCCAGGAACATTGGCATCGTACATAACTCCTCGGTGGTCGCCGGTGAGGTTGCTGAGGTGGTCGGGAATGATGAGCGTGTCAATTGTGGACGAGGTGGTGTGGAGAGTGGTGACCGCGTTTGAATCGGTGGCTCTCGTTTCGATGCtctgtttctttttcttgttctgTGGCTGCACTATTTGA
- the LOC108324691 gene encoding PR5-like receptor kinase, giving the protein MTLINQCNYTVWPALSGKGRTLCTTDSIIGKFSCATGDCSSGKMACNGSGGSPPNTLVEFSLDGFNDIDFYDVSLVDGFNLPLIVVPISGSSSNCKSTGCVVDLNAVCPTELKATRNEEVVVYRRISAVFSNS; this is encoded by the exons ATGACTTTGATCAACCAATGCAACTACACGGTGTGGCCAGCTCTGAGCGGTAAG GGCCGTACACTCTGCACCACCGACTCAATTATCGGAAAATTCTCTTGTGCTACCGGTGACTGCAGTTCTGGCAAGATGGCATGTAATGGAAGTGGAGGCTCTCCACCGAACACGCTGGTGGAGTTCAGTTTAGACGGCTTCAACGATATTGACTTTTATGACGTGAGCTTGGTGGACGGGTTCAACCTGCCCCTGATTGTTGTTCCCATAAGTGGTTCAAGCAGCAACTGTAAGAGCACAGGGTGCGTGGTGGATTTGAACGCAGTGTGTCCGACGGAGCTAAAGGCAACCAGAAATGAGGAAGTGGTGGTATATCGGCGCATAAGCGCAGTGTTTTCAAATTCCTAA
- the LOC108324129 gene encoding rhodanese-like domain-containing protein 6, giving the protein MSEDKDREQYGVLLYYNYAEIPDLNHLLTFYHSNCSSLNLRGRVRLSTHGVNVTVGGNLSSLESHIEALKAYNSLFHRTDFKLGTCHHPLNDKVAQECGFTSLSIRIVDELVTLSSQPLLKAPDISNAGRHLSALDFHSSLHNANNENPENGLVLLDARNMYETRIGKFHVPNVETLDPQVRQYSDLSSWIDDNGDRLKGKNIFMYCTGGIRCEMASAYIKSKGAGFENVFQLFGGIQRYLEQFPDGGFFKGKNFVFDHRISVGSSDANVMGTCLMCQCSFDDYTSRCRCTYCRMLVLVCRSCESESTVYVCELCQKQGKAESAQLIEIGESKTSLSGAEFNNFCSDLPRVPRGDDPRTSRKLRILCLHGFRQNASSFKGRTASLAKKLKKITEFVFVDAPHELPFIYQTPMFESNENCASSSLPSSPPPPLANCKKKFAWFVAPNFDGSSGVDWKVANGPFDPLQYQQQTAGYDVSLSHLKNIFSREGPFDGILGFSQGAAMAALISALQEELKGEMDFKFVVLCSGFALRMKAMECGPIKCPSLHIFGNEHGKDRQIANQTSKELASLYDGDCSAIVEHDNGHIIPTRSPCIDEIKDFLNGFL; this is encoded by the exons ATGTCCGAAGACAAAGACAGGGAGCAGTACGGAGTGCTCCTTTATTACAATTACGCTGAAATTCCAGACCTCAATCACCTCCTCACCTTCTACCACTCCAACTGCTCCTCCCTCAACCTACGAGGTCGTGTTCGCCTTTCAACCCATGGTGTCAATGTCACT GTTGGTGGCAATTTGTCCTCTCTCGAGTCCCACATCGAAGCGCTCAAAGCCTACAACTCCTTGTTTCACCGCACTGATTTTAAGCTCGGCACGTGTCATCACCCACTAAACGACAAAGTTGCCCAGGAGTGTGGCTTCACTTCTCTCTCTATTCGGATTGTGGATGAACTTGTTACTCTTAGTTCTCAGCCACTGTTAAAAGCGCCTGATATCTCCAATGCTGGAAGGCATCTATCTGCACTTGACTTCCATTCTTCCCTTCACAATGCCA ACAACGAGAATCCAGAAAACGGCCTTGTTTTACTTGATGCAAGGAATATGTATGAAACAAGGATTGGGAAGTTTCACGTGCCAAATGTTGAGACTTTGGATCCACAAGTTAGGCAGTACAGTGATTTATCCTCGTGGATAGATGATAATGGTGACCGgttgaaaggaaaaaatattttcat GTATTGTACTGGCGGAATTCGGTGTGAGATGGCATCAGCATATATTAAGTCTAAAGGTGCCGGTTTTGAGAATGTGTTTCAG TTATTTGGTGGCATACAACGCTATTTGGAGCAATTCCCAGATGGTGGTTTTTTCAAAGGAAAGAATTTTGTATTTGACCACCG GATATCGGTTGGAAGTTCAGATGCTAATGTTATGGGTACCTGCCTTATGTGTCAATGTTCGTTTGATGATTACACTTCTCGCTGCCGGTGTACTTATTGCAGAATGCTTGTTTTGGTGTGCCGTAGTTGCGAG AGTGAATCTACCGTGTATGTTTGTGAGCTATGTCAGAAACAGGGCAAGGCCGAGTCAGCACAGCTAATTGAAATTGGAGAATCAAAAACATCATTGTCGGGTGCCGAGTTCAACAACTTTTGTTCAGATTTGCCTCGAGTGCCCAGGGGAGATG ATCCAAGGACCTCAAGAAAACTGAGAATCTTGTGCTTACATGGGTTTCGGCAGAATGCATCCAGTTTCAAAGGCAGAACAGCATCACTAGCCaagaaactaaagaaaatcactgaatttgtttttgttgatgCTCCCCATGAATTGCCATTCATTTACCAAACCCCCATGTTTGAGTCAAATGAAAATTGTGCATCATCATCATTGCCATCTAGTCCTCCACCACCATTGGCGAATTGCAAGAAGAAGTTTGCATGGTTTGTGGCACCCAACTTTGATGGAAGCAGTGGCGTTGACTGGAAGGTAGCAAATGGCCCATTTGATCCACTTCAATACCAGCAGCAAACTGCTGGATATGATGTTTCACTATCACACTTGAAGAATATCTTTTCCCGGGAAGGACCATTTGATGGAATCTTGGGATTTTCACAGGGAGCAGCAATGGCTGCCTTAATCTCAGCACTACAAGAAGAGCTGAAAGGTGAAATGGACTTCAAATTTGTAGTCTTGTGCTCTGGCTTTGCTCTCCGGATGAAAGCCATGGAGTGTGGCCCTATCAAGTGCCCTTCTCTTCATATTTTTGGTAATGAACATGGTAAAGACAGACAGATAGCTAACCAAACAAGCAAGGAACTTGCTTCTCTATATGACGGTGATTGTTCTGCGATAGTTGAGCATGATAATGGTCATATAATTCCTACTCGGTCCCCTTGTATTGATGAGATCAAGGATTTTCTTAATGGCTTTCTGTAG
- the LOC108324190 gene encoding intermediate cleaving peptidase 55, mitochondrial isoform X2, translating into MQRVVRKLTSIISHRQVVGFRAYCTGGVVFDVGQPTSASHPQLLKDGELTPGISTEEYILRRKKLLELLPEKSLAIIAAAPVKMMTDVVPYTFRQDADYLYITGCQQPGGVAILGHDCGLCMFMPEAKPYDVIWQGQIAGVDAAVDTFKADKAYPMRKLHEILPDMIKGSSKVFHNVQTATPAYMEMEAFKKLAYCNNVMDLAVYTHQLRWIKSPAELKLMKESASIACQALLLTMLHSKTYPFEGTLAAKVEYECKIRGAQRMGFNPVVGGGPNGSIIHYSRNDQRIKQGDLVLMDIGCELHGYASDLTRTWPPCGSFSSAQEELYQLILETNKHCVELCKPGASIRQIHNHSVEMLQKGLKELGILRGVGSSSYHKLNPTSIGHYLGMDIHDCSMVSFDGPLKPGVVITIEPGVYIPSSFNGPGR; encoded by the exons ATGCAGCGCGTCGTAAGAAAACTAACCAGCATAATTTCACACAGACAA GTTGTAGGTTTTCGTGCCTATTGCACTGGCGGGGTTGTTTTTGATGTTGGACAGCCAACCTCCGCATCTCATCCCCAG CTACTAAAAGATGGGGAGCTCACACCGGGCATATCTACTGAGGAATACATCCTAAGAAGAAAAAAGTTGTTGGAACTTCTCCCAGAGAAGAGTTTGGCAATCATCGCTGCTGCCCCAGTAAAGATGATGACAGATGTTGTGCCTTATACATTTCGACAAGATGCTGATTACTTGTATATCACAGGCTGCCAACAGCCTGGTGGTGTGGCCATTTTGGGACACGACTGTGGTTTATGCATGTTCATGCCAGAAGCTAAGCCTTAT GATGTTATTTGGCAAGGGCAGATAGCAGGAGTTGATGCAGCAGTAGATACATTCAAGGCTGATAAGGCATATCCAATGAGAAAATTGCATGAG ATCCTTCCCGATATGATAAAGGGATCATCAAAAGTGTTCCACAATGTCCAGACTGCAACTCCAGCATATATGGAAATGGAAGCATTCAAAAAACTAGCTTACTGTAACAATGTAATGGATCTAGCTGTTTACACCCATCAACTGCGATGGATAAAGTCACCAGCAGAGCTTAAGCTGATGAAGGAATCTGCATCCATCGCTTGTCAG GCTCTTTTGTTGACAATGCTACATTCAAAGACATACCCTTTTGAAGGTACACTTGCAGCAAAGGTTGAATATGAATGCAAAATTAGAGGTGCCCAGCGGATGGG ATTCAATCCTGTGGTTGGTGGTGGACCTAATGGAAGCATTATACATTATTCTAGGAATGATCAGAGA ATTAAACAAGGGGATCTTGTTTTGATGGATATTGGATGTGAGTTACATGGCTATGCCAGTGATCTTACCAGGACATGGCCACCTTGTGGTAGCTTTTCTTCTGCCCAG GAGGAGCTTTATCAGCTTATACTGGAAACAAATAAGCATTGTGTGGAACTTTGTAAGCCTGGTGCCAGTATTAGGCAAATACACAACCATTCG GTTGAAATGCTGCAGAAAGGACTCAAAGAGCTTGGGATTTTGAGAGGTGTTGGAAGCAGTTCCTACCATAAGCTTAACCCAACTTCTATAG GTCACTATCTAGGGATGGACATCCATGATTGTTCAATGGTCAGCTTTGACGGTCCTCTGAAGCCAGGTGTT GTAATAACTATTGAACCAGGAGTGTACATCCCGTCTTCTTTTAATGGTCCGGGGAGGTAA
- the LOC108324190 gene encoding intermediate cleaving peptidase 55, mitochondrial isoform X3, which translates to MQRVVRKLTSIISHRQVVGFRAYCTGGVVFDVGQPTSASHPQLLKDGELTPGISTEEYILRRKKLLELLPEKSLAIIAAAPVKMMTDVVPYTFRQDADYLYITGCQQPGGVAILGHDCGLCMFMPEAKPYDVIWQGQIAGVDAAVDTFKADKAYPMRKLHEILPDMIKGSSKVFHNVQTATPAYMEMEAFKKLAYCNNVMDLAVYTHQLRWIKSPAELKLMKESASIACQALLLTMLHSKTYPFEGTLAAKVEYECKIRGAQRMGFNPVVGGGPNGSIIHYSRNDQRIKQGDLVLMDIGCELHGYASDLTRTWPPCGSFSSAQEELYQLILETNKHCVELCKPGASIRQIHNHSVEMLQKGLKELGILRGVGSSSYHKLNPTSIGHYLGMDIHDCSMVSFDGPLKPGNNY; encoded by the exons ATGCAGCGCGTCGTAAGAAAACTAACCAGCATAATTTCACACAGACAA GTTGTAGGTTTTCGTGCCTATTGCACTGGCGGGGTTGTTTTTGATGTTGGACAGCCAACCTCCGCATCTCATCCCCAG CTACTAAAAGATGGGGAGCTCACACCGGGCATATCTACTGAGGAATACATCCTAAGAAGAAAAAAGTTGTTGGAACTTCTCCCAGAGAAGAGTTTGGCAATCATCGCTGCTGCCCCAGTAAAGATGATGACAGATGTTGTGCCTTATACATTTCGACAAGATGCTGATTACTTGTATATCACAGGCTGCCAACAGCCTGGTGGTGTGGCCATTTTGGGACACGACTGTGGTTTATGCATGTTCATGCCAGAAGCTAAGCCTTAT GATGTTATTTGGCAAGGGCAGATAGCAGGAGTTGATGCAGCAGTAGATACATTCAAGGCTGATAAGGCATATCCAATGAGAAAATTGCATGAG ATCCTTCCCGATATGATAAAGGGATCATCAAAAGTGTTCCACAATGTCCAGACTGCAACTCCAGCATATATGGAAATGGAAGCATTCAAAAAACTAGCTTACTGTAACAATGTAATGGATCTAGCTGTTTACACCCATCAACTGCGATGGATAAAGTCACCAGCAGAGCTTAAGCTGATGAAGGAATCTGCATCCATCGCTTGTCAG GCTCTTTTGTTGACAATGCTACATTCAAAGACATACCCTTTTGAAGGTACACTTGCAGCAAAGGTTGAATATGAATGCAAAATTAGAGGTGCCCAGCGGATGGG ATTCAATCCTGTGGTTGGTGGTGGACCTAATGGAAGCATTATACATTATTCTAGGAATGATCAGAGA ATTAAACAAGGGGATCTTGTTTTGATGGATATTGGATGTGAGTTACATGGCTATGCCAGTGATCTTACCAGGACATGGCCACCTTGTGGTAGCTTTTCTTCTGCCCAG GAGGAGCTTTATCAGCTTATACTGGAAACAAATAAGCATTGTGTGGAACTTTGTAAGCCTGGTGCCAGTATTAGGCAAATACACAACCATTCG GTTGAAATGCTGCAGAAAGGACTCAAAGAGCTTGGGATTTTGAGAGGTGTTGGAAGCAGTTCCTACCATAAGCTTAACCCAACTTCTATAG GTCACTATCTAGGGATGGACATCCATGATTGTTCAATGGTCAGCTTTGACGGTCCTCTGAAGCCAG GTAATAACTATTGA
- the LOC108324190 gene encoding intermediate cleaving peptidase 55, mitochondrial isoform X1, whose translation MQRVVRKLTSIISHRQVVGFRAYCTGGVVFDVGQPTSASHPQLLKDGELTPGISTEEYILRRKKLLELLPEKSLAIIAAAPVKMMTDVVPYTFRQDADYLYITGCQQPGGVAILGHDCGLCMFMPEAKPYDVIWQGQIAGVDAAVDTFKADKAYPMRKLHEILPDMIKGSSKVFHNVQTATPAYMEMEAFKKLAYCNNVMDLAVYTHQLRWIKSPAELKLMKESASIACQALLLTMLHSKTYPFEGTLAAKVEYECKIRGAQRMGFNPVVGGGPNGSIIHYSRNDQRIKQGDLVLMDIGCELHGYASDLTRTWPPCGSFSSAQEELYQLILETNKHCVELCKPGASIRQIHNHSVEMLQKGLKELGILRGVGSSSYHKLNPTSIGHYLGMDIHDCSMVSFDGPLKPGVVITIEPGVYIPSSFNGPGRYRGIGIRIEDEVLITETGYEVLTASIPKEVKHIESLLNNFCHGMGTLDSQNN comes from the exons ATGCAGCGCGTCGTAAGAAAACTAACCAGCATAATTTCACACAGACAA GTTGTAGGTTTTCGTGCCTATTGCACTGGCGGGGTTGTTTTTGATGTTGGACAGCCAACCTCCGCATCTCATCCCCAG CTACTAAAAGATGGGGAGCTCACACCGGGCATATCTACTGAGGAATACATCCTAAGAAGAAAAAAGTTGTTGGAACTTCTCCCAGAGAAGAGTTTGGCAATCATCGCTGCTGCCCCAGTAAAGATGATGACAGATGTTGTGCCTTATACATTTCGACAAGATGCTGATTACTTGTATATCACAGGCTGCCAACAGCCTGGTGGTGTGGCCATTTTGGGACACGACTGTGGTTTATGCATGTTCATGCCAGAAGCTAAGCCTTAT GATGTTATTTGGCAAGGGCAGATAGCAGGAGTTGATGCAGCAGTAGATACATTCAAGGCTGATAAGGCATATCCAATGAGAAAATTGCATGAG ATCCTTCCCGATATGATAAAGGGATCATCAAAAGTGTTCCACAATGTCCAGACTGCAACTCCAGCATATATGGAAATGGAAGCATTCAAAAAACTAGCTTACTGTAACAATGTAATGGATCTAGCTGTTTACACCCATCAACTGCGATGGATAAAGTCACCAGCAGAGCTTAAGCTGATGAAGGAATCTGCATCCATCGCTTGTCAG GCTCTTTTGTTGACAATGCTACATTCAAAGACATACCCTTTTGAAGGTACACTTGCAGCAAAGGTTGAATATGAATGCAAAATTAGAGGTGCCCAGCGGATGGG ATTCAATCCTGTGGTTGGTGGTGGACCTAATGGAAGCATTATACATTATTCTAGGAATGATCAGAGA ATTAAACAAGGGGATCTTGTTTTGATGGATATTGGATGTGAGTTACATGGCTATGCCAGTGATCTTACCAGGACATGGCCACCTTGTGGTAGCTTTTCTTCTGCCCAG GAGGAGCTTTATCAGCTTATACTGGAAACAAATAAGCATTGTGTGGAACTTTGTAAGCCTGGTGCCAGTATTAGGCAAATACACAACCATTCG GTTGAAATGCTGCAGAAAGGACTCAAAGAGCTTGGGATTTTGAGAGGTGTTGGAAGCAGTTCCTACCATAAGCTTAACCCAACTTCTATAG GTCACTATCTAGGGATGGACATCCATGATTGTTCAATGGTCAGCTTTGACGGTCCTCTGAAGCCAGGTGTT GTAATAACTATTGAACCAGGAGTGTACATCCCGTCTTCTTTTAATGGTCCGGGGAG GTATCGAGGCATTGGGATACGGATTGAGGATGAGGTTCTCATCACAGAAACTGGTTATGAG GTCCTAACAGCATCAATCCCAAAAGAAGTGAAGCATATTGAGTCCTTGCTAAACAATTTCTGCCATGGAATGGGAACGCTGGACAGCCAAAACAACTGA
- the LOC108325244 gene encoding uncharacterized protein LOC108325244, whose product MSQVSAEMKAKSEVYHGDELCQEKTKLLLKEVGLPNGLLPLKDIEECGYEKESGFVWLKQKKTINHKFEKIGKLVSYATEITAFVEVGKIKKLTGVKAKELLIWVTLNEIFVDDPPSGKITFKTPTALFRTFPVSAFVIEEPVKELKNKEEKEEEKQVKQVGNAVEVQEV is encoded by the coding sequence atgagtcAAGTTTCTGCAGAGATGAAGGCCAAATCTGAGGTGTACCATGGAGATGAACTGTGCCAAGAAAAGACCAAGTTGCTGCTGAAGGAGGTAGGGCTACCCAATGGGCTTTTGCCCTTGAAGGACATTGAAGAGTGTGGGTACGAGAAGGAAAGTGGGTTTGTGTGGCTGAAGCAGAAGAAGACCATAAACCACAAGTTTGAGAAGATTGGGAAGCTAGTGTCCTATGCAACTGAGATCACAGCCTTTGTTGAGGTTGGTAAGATAAAGAAGCTCACTGGTGTGAAGGCGAAGGAACTCTTGATTTGGGTGACACTGAATGAGATCTTTGTTGATGATCCACCCAGTGGGAAGATCACCTTCAAGACCCCTACAGCGTTGTTCAGGACATTCCCTGTCTCAGCTTTTGTGATTGAGGAGCCAGTTAAGGAGCTcaagaataaagaagaaaaagaagaagagaagcaAGTGAAACAAGTTGGTAATGCTGTTGAAGTTCAAGAAGTTTGA